From Macadamia integrifolia cultivar HAES 741 unplaced genomic scaffold, SCU_Mint_v3 scaffold2322, whole genome shotgun sequence, the proteins below share one genomic window:
- the LOC122066290 gene encoding senescence/dehydration-associated protein At4g35985, chloroplastic-like, which yields MNCFRSHRPKHSSPTNYSNSLEEENPETRKPKEELLLHIPGCTIHLMDEGETAELAKGDFILVRLIEENISLATIVKVGDDLQWPLTKDEPVVKLDGLHYLFSLPIKDSDPLSYGVSFPEKSYTELGSLDIFLKEHSCFSSHSSTQNGLDWREFAPKVEDYNGILAKAMAGGTGQIVKGIFRCSNAYTKKVQKGGEMILSQVEEKNCEPAAVENKRTKSAGKTKNGVKKSLKRARKISKMTEKMSKSLLDGVGVATGSIVAPLAQSQAGKAFLAMVPGEVLLASLDSLNKVMDAVEVAERRAFSATSGAATRMVTQRFGESAGEVTGDVFATAGHCACTAWNIFKIRKAINPGRASSAPSAILKNAVKKRKN from the exons ATGAATTGCTTTAGATCCCATCGTCCCAAACACAGCTCCCCTACCAACTATAGCAACtctcttgaagaagaaaacccagaaaccaGAAAGCCCAAGGAAGAACTGTTGTTGCATATCCCAGGATGCACAATTCATCTCATGGATGAAGGAGAGACAGCTGAACTTGCAAAAGGAGATTTCATACTTGTCAGACTCATTGAAGAAAACATTTCCCTTGCCACAATTGTCAAGGTTGGAGATGATCTACAATGGCCTCTCACAAAAGATGAGCCGGTGGTGAAGCTTGATGGTCTCCACtatctcttttctttacccATCAAAGATAGTGATCCTCTGAGCTATGGCGTGTCTTTCCCTGAAAAATCGTATACTGAACTGGGTTCACTGGATATATTTCTGAAGGAGCATTCATGCTTTTCTAGCCATTCTTCTACTCAGAATGGACTAGATTGGAGGGAATTTGCTCCAAAGGTTGAAGATTACAATGGAATCTTAGCAAAGGCAATGGCAGGAGGGACTGGCCAAATCGTGAAGGGCATTTTCAGATGTAGCAATGCTTACACTAAAAAG GTacaaaagggaggagaaatgATTCTAAGTCAAGTTGAAGAGAAGAATTGTGAACCTGCTGCTGTGGAAAATAAGAGAACCAAAAGTGCTGGCAAGACAAAAAATGGAGTAAAGAAAAGTCTTAAACG GGCAAGGAAGATATCGAAGATGACTGAGAAGATGAGTAAATCTCTGCTAGATGGGGTCGGGGTTGCCACTGGATCCATAGTGGCGCCTTTGGCTCAGTCCCAGGCCGGAAAGGCATTCCTAGCTATGGTTCCTGGAGAGGTCCTCTTGGCTTCACTTGATTCTCTCA ACAAGGTTATGGATGCAGTCGAAGTTGCTGAAAGACGAGCTTTCTCTGCCACATCTGGTGCAGCAACCAGAATGGTCACTCAGAG GTTCGGGGAAAGTGCAGGGGAGGTGACAGGAGATGTCTTTGCAACTGCAGGGCACTGTGCTTGTACGGCTTGGAATATCTTTAAGATACGAAAGGCAATCAATCCTGGACGTGCGTCCTCTGCCCCTTCAGCAATACTGAAAAATGcagtaaaaaagagaaaaaattaa